The Desmonostoc muscorum LEGE 12446 genome includes a region encoding these proteins:
- a CDS encoding DUF3800 domain-containing protein, with protein MTNELHLYFDDSGSRNPDSEAITRRDGIDCFALGGILVQEEDIKQIIIKHQEFCNKWNVTEPLHSTKIRSRQKAFAWLGKEDNKQKSQEFLSDLEMLMLDLPFTIIACAIHRPGYMARYKNKYKNDIWMMCKTAFTILAERSVKYAISKERKLRIFFEESGKDADRAILKYAKELKTEGMYFDPHSSAAYMGLTADTFQINWLGEPQRITKKSPMIQLADLVLYPIIKGRYDSSYRTYESLKSKSKLIDCVLDPDKIPQMGIKYSCFDDI; from the coding sequence ATGACAAATGAACTGCATCTTTATTTTGATGACTCTGGCAGCCGTAATCCCGATTCAGAAGCAATAACACGCCGTGATGGGATAGATTGCTTTGCTTTGGGTGGAATCTTAGTACAGGAAGAAGATATAAAACAAATTATAATAAAACATCAAGAATTCTGTAATAAATGGAATGTTACTGAACCATTGCATTCTACGAAAATTCGTTCTCGGCAGAAAGCTTTCGCCTGGTTAGGCAAGGAAGATAATAAACAGAAATCCCAAGAGTTTTTAAGCGACTTAGAAATGCTTATGCTAGATTTACCGTTTACTATAATTGCATGTGCTATCCATCGACCAGGTTACATGGCTCGTTATAAAAATAAGTACAAAAATGATATTTGGATGATGTGTAAAACTGCCTTCACCATCTTAGCTGAAAGGTCAGTAAAATATGCAATTTCCAAAGAACGCAAGCTACGCATTTTTTTTGAAGAAAGTGGGAAAGATGCGGATAGAGCAATTCTAAAATATGCGAAAGAACTTAAAACTGAAGGAATGTATTTTGATCCACATAGTTCAGCAGCTTATATGGGACTGACAGCAGATACATTTCAAATAAATTGGTTAGGAGAACCACAGCGTATAACTAAGAAATCACCAATGATACAGCTTGCGGATCTAGTTTTGTATCCAATAATTAAGGGACGTTATGATTCAAGCTACCGAACTTATGAGTCTCTTAAAAGTAAGTCAAAACTCATTGATTGCGTATTAGATCCCGATAAAATACCTCAGATGGGTATAAAATATAGCTGTTTTGACGACATATAA
- a CDS encoding Rpn family recombination-promoting nuclease/putative transposase — MRRDSIFYKLFKQFPGLLFELVDQPPPEAADYQFESVEVKETAFRIDGVFLPPANAVSKTVFFAEVQFQKDEDLYHRFFSELFLFLYRHSIRYDDWFGVVIFPSRSLEPSNLMIHRALLESGQVRRVYLDELGDLRQQPLGLGLMLLTNVTAEAEAVEGARFLLEQARQQSEQAIIDLVTTIIVYKFSTLSREEIEEMLGLNLEEPRAIVEAKEQGREEGKVEGERAIVLRLLNRRVGNISDALMSQIQGLSVEQLEALGDALLDFSTLADLEGWLQAGVRE, encoded by the coding sequence ATGCGGCGTGACTCCATCTTCTACAAATTGTTCAAGCAATTTCCAGGATTGCTGTTTGAGTTGGTAGACCAACCACCCCCAGAAGCAGCAGACTACCAGTTTGAATCGGTTGAGGTTAAAGAAACGGCGTTTCGGATTGATGGAGTGTTTCTACCTCCCGCCAATGCAGTTTCTAAAACCGTCTTTTTTGCTGAAGTCCAGTTTCAGAAGGACGAAGATTTATATCACCGCTTCTTTAGCGAATTGTTTTTGTTTCTCTATCGCCATTCAATTCGTTACGATGACTGGTTTGGAGTGGTGATTTTTCCTTCTCGCAGTCTGGAACCATCAAATTTAATGATTCATCGCGCTTTGTTGGAGAGTGGACAAGTTAGGCGGGTTTATCTCGATGAGTTGGGGGATTTACGACAACAACCTTTGGGATTGGGTTTGATGTTGCTGACAAATGTTACTGCTGAAGCAGAAGCAGTGGAAGGGGCGCGGTTTTTGCTGGAACAAGCACGGCAGCAATCGGAGCAAGCGATAATTGATTTAGTGACGACGATTATCGTCTACAAGTTTTCTACCTTGAGTCGAGAGGAGATTGAAGAGATGTTAGGACTTAATTTGGAAGAACCACGGGCTATTGTGGAAGCGAAGGAACAAGGACGAGAGGAAGGAAAGGTTGAAGGAGAAAGAGCGATCGTTTTACGACTATTAAATCGGCGCGTGGGTAATATTTCTGATGCGCTTATGTCCCAGATTCAAGGCTTATCGGTGGAACAGTTGGAAGCTTTAGGTGATGCTTTGTTGGATTTTTCTACTCTTGCGGATTTGGAAGGGTGGTTACAAGCTGGAGTCAGGGAGTAA
- the menB gene encoding 1,4-dihydroxy-2-naphthoyl-CoA synthase: MQINWQTAKSYEDILYQKTDGIAKITINRPHKRNAFRPKTVFELYDAFCDAREDTTIGVVLFTGYGPHTDGKYAFCAGGDQSVRGHAGYVDDTGIPRLNVLDLQRLIRSMPKVVIALVAGYAIGGGHVLHLICDLTIAADNAIFGQTGPKVGSFDGGFGASYLARVVGQKKAREIWFLCRQYDAQQALEMGLINCIVPIEQLEAEGIQWAQEILEKSPIAIRCLKAAFNADCDGQAGLQELAGNATLLYYMTEEGSEGKQAFLEKRPPDFRSFPWLP; the protein is encoded by the coding sequence ATGCAAATTAACTGGCAAACTGCCAAATCCTACGAAGATATCCTGTATCAAAAAACCGATGGCATTGCGAAAATCACCATCAACCGCCCCCACAAACGCAATGCTTTTCGTCCCAAGACTGTCTTTGAACTTTACGATGCTTTCTGTGATGCGCGTGAAGATACTACTATTGGTGTTGTTCTATTTACTGGTTACGGCCCACACACTGATGGTAAATATGCCTTCTGTGCTGGTGGCGACCAAAGCGTGCGGGGACATGCTGGTTATGTAGATGATACTGGCATCCCCCGGTTGAATGTGCTGGATTTGCAACGCTTGATTCGTTCCATGCCGAAAGTAGTGATTGCTTTGGTAGCTGGATATGCGATCGGTGGTGGACATGTCCTACACTTGATTTGCGACCTCACCATCGCGGCTGATAACGCCATTTTCGGACAGACTGGACCGAAAGTCGGTAGTTTTGATGGTGGTTTTGGCGCTAGCTATCTTGCCCGCGTTGTAGGGCAAAAAAAAGCACGCGAAATTTGGTTTCTCTGCCGTCAATATGATGCCCAACAAGCCCTAGAAATGGGCTTAATTAATTGCATCGTCCCAATCGAACAACTAGAAGCCGAAGGTATTCAGTGGGCGCAAGAGATTTTAGAAAAAAGTCCGATCGCCATTCGGTGTCTCAAAGCAGCATTCAACGCTGATTGTGACGGACAAGCTGGTTTACAAGAACTCGCTGGCAATGCCACCCTACTGTATTACATGACAGAAGAAGGGTCTGAGGGCAAACAAGCGTTCCTCGAAAAACGCCCACCAGATTTTCGCTCTTTTCCTTGGTTACCCTAA
- a CDS encoding DUF721 domain-containing protein has product MSLKSVNDILGILEKQAKWQEQPFQRLTKCWPEVVGSVVAAHTRPLSIQRDVLWVATSSAAWAQNLTFGRTSLLLKLNKKLPTPLVDIRFSTAGWQHSAVETKQQQTILSHEHPSYVGDRLSRPENTPSIQDANAAFGHWTKIVQARSHGLPLCPQCQSPTPPGELQRWAVCSVCAAKQF; this is encoded by the coding sequence ATGTCGTTGAAATCAGTTAATGATATTTTAGGCATTCTAGAAAAGCAGGCTAAATGGCAGGAGCAACCATTTCAACGCTTGACCAAGTGTTGGCCAGAGGTTGTTGGTTCTGTGGTTGCGGCACATACTCGACCATTGTCGATTCAGCGTGATGTTTTGTGGGTAGCAACTTCGAGTGCAGCTTGGGCGCAAAACCTGACTTTTGGTCGCACGTCTCTGCTTTTAAAGTTGAATAAAAAGCTGCCAACGCCTTTGGTTGATATTCGCTTCTCGACTGCTGGTTGGCAGCATTCAGCTGTGGAGACAAAACAGCAACAAACAATTTTGTCCCATGAGCATCCCAGTTACGTTGGCGATCGCCTTAGCCGTCCTGAGAATACACCCAGTATTCAAGATGCGAATGCTGCTTTTGGGCACTGGACTAAGATCGTGCAAGCGCGATCGCATGGCTTACCCCTTTGTCCCCAATGTCAATCCCCCACCCCACCCGGCGAACTCCAGCGCTGGGCAGTTTGTTCTGTCTGTGCTGCTAAGCAATTTTGA
- a CDS encoding IS5 family transposase, whose translation MAYSSNLTDAEWEIFEPLLQEILPTKKQTRPTNWPKRDIFNGILYQLKNGCNWQDLPKDLPPYSTVYWHYKQWRAAGVFEELMSVLHGQVREQVKKKPHWTTLIIIDSQAVKNTCNASVESKGFCFYKATNGIKRHLAIDTLGFPFFTLCTRANVSDDAGLIEMFTLNIDYFKSKPIDIPKITILLDHGYHPEYLTQELERIYPEIMTKIQFQLSTKPSKQEKAAQGKSGFVPAIARWVIERSNAWMERCKILVKNFERTLVSATAKLNICFIRLMIKRLAAPS comes from the coding sequence ATGGCGTATTCCAGCAACCTCACTGATGCAGAATGGGAAATTTTTGAACCCTTATTGCAAGAGATATTACCGACTAAGAAGCAGACTCGACCGACCAACTGGCCAAAGCGAGATATCTTCAATGGAATTCTCTATCAACTAAAAAATGGATGCAATTGGCAAGACTTACCTAAAGACCTCCCCCCTTATTCCACTGTATATTGGCACTACAAACAGTGGCGAGCAGCCGGGGTATTTGAGGAACTGATGAGTGTCTTACATGGACAAGTGCGTGAACAGGTAAAAAAAAAACCGCACTGGACGACATTGATCATCATTGACTCCCAAGCAGTGAAAAATACCTGCAACGCCAGTGTGGAGTCGAAAGGTTTTTGCTTCTACAAAGCCACCAACGGTATTAAAAGGCATTTGGCTATTGACACCCTTGGGTTTCCCTTTTTTACGCTCTGTACTCGCGCCAATGTCTCGGATGATGCCGGATTAATTGAGATGTTTACTCTCAACATCGACTACTTCAAGTCAAAACCTATCGATATTCCCAAGATTACTATCCTGCTAGATCATGGGTATCACCCAGAATATTTGACTCAGGAGTTAGAGCGAATTTACCCAGAGATCATGACCAAAATTCAGTTTCAACTTTCTACGAAACCCTCAAAACAAGAGAAAGCGGCACAAGGAAAATCTGGATTTGTTCCGGCAATAGCTAGATGGGTGATCGAACGCTCCAATGCTTGGATGGAGCGCTGTAAAATTCTGGTTAAGAACTTTGAACGAACCCTGGTTAGTGCCACTGCCAAACTCAATATCTGCTTCATCAGGCTAATGATTAAGAGGCTTGCAGCACCTTCTTAG
- a CDS encoding PspA/IM30 family protein, with the protein MGLFDRIKRVVSSNLNDLVNKAEDPEKMLEQAILEMQEDLVQLRQGVAQAIAAQKRSEKQYSDAQNEINKWQRNAQLALQKGDENLARQALERKKTYTDTSAALKASLDTQTTQVETLKRNLIQLESKISEAKTKKEMLKARITTAKAQEQLQNMVSGMNTSSAMSAFERMEEKVLMQEARAQSAGELAGADLETQFARLESGSDVDDELAALKAQMLPPATPVSQPQLPPQQPPQQQTTAPKSNDVVDAELDSLRKQLDQM; encoded by the coding sequence ATGGGATTATTCGATCGCATTAAACGAGTTGTTAGTTCTAACCTCAATGACCTAGTTAACAAGGCTGAAGACCCCGAAAAAATGCTGGAACAAGCCATCCTGGAAATGCAGGAAGACTTGGTTCAACTGCGTCAGGGAGTAGCCCAGGCGATCGCCGCCCAAAAACGTAGTGAGAAACAGTACAGTGATGCCCAAAATGAAATCAATAAGTGGCAACGCAATGCCCAACTGGCGCTCCAAAAAGGTGATGAAAACTTAGCACGACAAGCCCTTGAGCGCAAGAAGACTTATACTGATACTAGTGCAGCCCTTAAGGCTAGTTTAGATACACAAACTACTCAAGTTGAAACCCTCAAGCGCAATTTAATCCAGCTGGAAAGCAAAATTTCTGAGGCCAAGACCAAGAAAGAAATGCTCAAAGCTCGGATCACCACTGCCAAAGCCCAAGAACAACTGCAAAACATGGTCAGTGGGATGAATACCAGCAGTGCAATGTCTGCCTTCGAGCGGATGGAAGAAAAAGTCTTGATGCAAGAAGCCCGTGCCCAATCAGCAGGAGAATTGGCAGGAGCAGATTTAGAAACCCAATTTGCCCGATTGGAATCTGGTAGTGATGTTGATGATGAATTGGCAGCTTTGAAAGCGCAAATGTTACCACCCGCCACTCCAGTAAGTCAACCCCAACTACCGCCCCAACAGCCACCCCAACAACAAACCACTGCTCCTAAGTCTAATGATGTGGTTGATGCTGAGTTGGATTCCCTACGCAAACAATTGGATCAAATGTAA
- a CDS encoding heavy metal-responsive transcriptional regulator — translation MLTQDEKLLLIGQVTNLSKIPIRTIRYYESLGLIKSSKRTEGGFRQFSLDVLTRLAFIKRAQNFGLSLEEIGDILQVYDQGQAPCGEIQEKLEEKVLQIDRQIDQLLTLRSEIKGLLSGWQNMDNQHEDTICPNMQNTR, via the coding sequence GTGTTAACTCAGGATGAAAAACTGCTTTTAATCGGTCAAGTAACAAATTTGAGCAAAATTCCCATTAGGACAATTCGTTATTACGAGAGTTTAGGTTTAATCAAATCCTCAAAACGAACAGAAGGAGGCTTTCGCCAATTTTCATTAGATGTATTGACTCGTCTAGCCTTCATTAAAAGGGCACAAAACTTCGGTCTTAGTTTAGAAGAGATTGGAGATATTCTTCAGGTCTATGACCAAGGACAAGCTCCCTGTGGTGAAATTCAAGAAAAGCTTGAAGAGAAGGTTTTGCAAATCGATCGCCAAATCGATCAGTTGTTAACCTTACGCTCGGAAATCAAAGGATTACTTTCAGGCTGGCAGAATATGGACAACCAACATGAAGATACAATTTGTCCCAACATGCAAAATACTAGATGA
- a CDS encoding ABC transporter ATP-binding protein: protein MSIYQSLNKKSYTQHGRGDNDWRLFLRLVPYARRSGGLLALSMFLLVPIAIANAVQPLLIGQIISLIRNESSTYEFLRNRPFSQALNILEGLLLVAIAIRLLLTGYQGYLVQKLGQEITTAIRQDLFHHVTSLAVRFFDRTPVGKLITRITSDVEVLGDVFSTGAIGILSDLFSMLVIVALMFSIQWQLASLLLLILLPITWLIVYLQKQYRKANYKGREELSILNSQLQENVVGINVVQLFRREKFNAELFRATNNRYTQQVDKNIFYDAAVSATLEWVGLVAIAGVLWLGGWMLLDKALTFGTLSAFILYAQRLFDPLKNFAEKFTVIQSGFTAIERVGDILDEPIEIRDRTNVRYSILDAKFGYIDEIVANLESPDLSFPPELGEIRFEHVWFAYKNDDYVIKDLDFTIHPGEKVALVGPTGAGKTSIIRLLCRLYEPTQGRILIDGIDIKDVPQAELRRYMAVILQEGFLFAGDVKSNISLGDGYTVEQIQQAAEKTNIAQFIEELPESYDTQLRERGTNISSGQKQLLAFARAAIRSPQILVLDEATASLDVGTEALIQEALDQLLFRRTAIIIAHRLSTIRNVDRIFVLKRGELIEQGSHEQLLQQGGLYATLHNLQMLGS from the coding sequence ATGAGCATCTACCAATCTCTCAACAAAAAATCATACACACAACACGGTCGGGGTGACAATGACTGGCGGTTGTTTTTGCGTTTAGTGCCCTATGCCCGTCGCAGTGGTGGACTGTTGGCGCTATCCATGTTCCTACTCGTGCCGATCGCCATCGCTAATGCGGTACAACCGCTGTTAATTGGACAAATTATTTCCCTGATTCGCAATGAATCGAGTACTTACGAATTCTTGAGGAATCGCCCCTTCTCCCAAGCCCTAAATATCTTAGAAGGGTTATTACTAGTTGCGATCGCCATCCGATTGTTGTTGACAGGCTACCAGGGTTATCTCGTACAGAAATTAGGGCAAGAAATTACCACAGCAATTCGCCAGGATTTATTCCACCATGTAACATCTCTAGCGGTGCGTTTTTTTGACAGGACACCCGTAGGTAAATTAATTACCAGAATCACTAGTGATGTAGAAGTATTGGGTGATGTCTTTTCTACTGGGGCGATCGGCATCTTGTCCGATTTGTTTTCCATGCTGGTGATTGTGGCTTTAATGTTTTCTATTCAATGGCAACTTGCTAGCTTGTTACTATTGATACTGTTACCAATTACTTGGTTGATAGTTTATTTACAGAAACAGTATCGCAAAGCCAATTACAAAGGGCGGGAAGAACTTTCTATACTCAATTCACAGCTACAAGAAAATGTAGTTGGTATTAACGTAGTGCAGTTGTTCCGTAGAGAAAAATTTAATGCCGAATTATTTCGGGCGACGAACAACCGCTACACTCAGCAAGTAGATAAAAACATCTTTTATGATGCAGCTGTTTCAGCAACTTTAGAATGGGTTGGACTGGTGGCGATCGCAGGTGTTTTATGGTTGGGTGGTTGGATGTTATTAGATAAAGCCTTGACTTTTGGGACTTTATCGGCATTTATTTTATATGCCCAGCGATTATTTGACCCATTAAAGAATTTTGCCGAAAAATTTACAGTAATTCAATCTGGTTTCACTGCCATTGAACGCGTAGGCGACATATTAGATGAACCCATAGAAATACGCGATCGGACTAATGTGCGCTACTCAATTCTTGATGCTAAATTCGGCTACATAGACGAGATAGTTGCAAATTTAGAATCTCCAGATCTAAGTTTCCCACCGGAACTGGGAGAAATTCGTTTTGAACACGTTTGGTTTGCTTACAAAAACGATGATTATGTAATTAAAGATTTAGATTTCACCATTCATCCTGGTGAAAAAGTCGCATTAGTCGGTCCCACAGGTGCAGGTAAAACTTCTATCATTCGGCTTTTGTGCCGCCTCTACGAACCTACCCAAGGACGCATTCTCATTGACGGCATAGATATTAAGGATGTGCCACAAGCAGAACTGCGGCGCTATATGGCAGTAATTTTACAAGAAGGTTTTTTGTTTGCTGGTGATGTTAAAAGCAATATTTCTTTAGGAGATGGTTATACAGTTGAACAGATTCAACAAGCAGCAGAAAAAACGAACATTGCCCAGTTTATAGAAGAGTTACCCGAAAGCTACGATACTCAACTTCGAGAAAGAGGCACAAATATTTCTAGTGGACAAAAGCAACTTTTAGCCTTTGCCCGCGCTGCTATTCGTAGTCCTCAAATTTTAGTATTAGATGAAGCTACTGCTAGTTTAGACGTTGGTACAGAAGCTTTAATTCAAGAAGCATTAGACCAACTTTTGTTCAGACGCACGGCGATTATTATTGCTCACCGTTTATCTACAATTCGGAATGTAGACCGAATTTTTGTTTTGAAGCGTGGCGAATTAATTGAACAGGGAAGTCACGAACAATTACTGCAACAAGGTGGGCTTTATGCCACTTTACATAACTTGCAGATGTTAGGAAGTTAA
- a CDS encoding DUF4058 family protein, translating into MHSTQLQTALNAIYDEAGYDLSIDYTQISPPPALSDTDIEWMYKRLAKSFLG; encoded by the coding sequence GTGCACTCCACGCAATTGCAAACTGCCCTGAATGCTATCTATGACGAAGCGGGGTACGATTTATCCATAGATTACACCCAAATTTCCCCACCACCAGCATTGAGCGATACAGATATTGAGTGGATGTACAAACGCTTGGCTAAATCTTTTCTAGGCTAA
- a CDS encoding tetratricopeptide repeat protein: MTQSLNPVKEWEQRRDEANGYYQRGKFQEYLDLVTKNLQLARAIPDRAREGYTLNDLGLAYLGCWQPQRALERFQQALCVAVEIGNAPAQATALSNLGSTYSRLGRFSQALEYLNKALPIFRELQDIQGEVSTLNDVALIYTRLGEPKRALLLQNQILTMRRSLGDFSGEATTLNGIGFAYSVLGKFHQALEFFQAALPIQRAMKNLVGEATTLNNIASVYSDLGEPKQALLLYYQVLLTRRAIGDKAGVATTLHNIGFTHSILAQHRQAMKFYKQAIAIYQQLGDSLGEVSTLLNMGSLYATTKRKKMARLCYANAQELAEKIEHQPLLEKVEQFIDSL, translated from the coding sequence ATGACGCAATCTTTAAATCCAGTCAAAGAGTGGGAACAACGCCGCGATGAAGCAAACGGCTATTACCAGCGAGGAAAATTTCAAGAGTATCTCGATCTTGTGACTAAGAATTTACAGCTAGCAAGAGCAATTCCAGATCGAGCTAGGGAAGGTTATACATTAAACGACCTTGGTTTAGCTTATCTGGGTTGCTGGCAACCTCAAAGGGCATTAGAGCGGTTTCAACAAGCACTTTGTGTTGCTGTTGAAATCGGTAACGCCCCCGCACAAGCAACTGCACTGAGCAATCTGGGTTCTACCTACAGCCGTCTTGGACGGTTTTCCCAAGCGTTGGAGTATTTGAACAAAGCACTGCCCATCTTCAGGGAATTACAAGATATTCAAGGAGAAGTTTCTACTCTCAATGATGTAGCCCTAATTTATACCCGATTAGGAGAACCGAAACGCGCACTGTTGCTACAAAATCAAATTTTGACAATGCGTCGATCGCTAGGTGACTTTTCCGGTGAAGCAACAACTCTAAATGGCATTGGGTTTGCCTACAGTGTTTTAGGCAAGTTCCATCAAGCTCTAGAATTTTTTCAAGCAGCACTGCCGATTCAGCGTGCTATGAAGAATTTAGTTGGTGAAGCGACCACGTTGAATAATATTGCTTCAGTTTATAGTGATTTAGGAGAACCGAAACAAGCGCTGTTGCTTTATTATCAAGTTCTTTTGACACGTCGAGCCATTGGCGACAAAGCAGGCGTTGCAACAACCCTGCACAACATTGGTTTTACCCACAGTATCCTCGCTCAGCATCGCCAAGCCATGAAGTTCTATAAACAAGCCATTGCCATTTATCAACAACTGGGCGATTCTCTTGGAGAAGTTTCGACTTTGCTGAATATGGGAAGCCTTTACGCCACAACCAAACGCAAAAAAATGGCGCGATTGTGCTATGCAAATGCTCAAGAATTAGCTGAGAAAATTGAACATCAGCCACTCTTGGAAAAGGTAGAGCAGTTCATCGATTCTCTATAG
- a CDS encoding GNAT family N-acetyltransferase: MSVSIRLLQESELAAADHIFRLAFGTFIGLPEPTEFYGDAAYIHHRWKTDPSAAFAAEIDGKLIGSNLAVNWGSFGYFGPLSVHPDFWNQGVGQHLVEAAIAYFTQRNTSMIGLFTFAQSPKHHILYQKFGFRLRFLTAILAKQVQQLQPIPQETRYSQMSENERAENLKAIYQLTNSIYEGLDLSREIQTVQAQGLGDTVLLWDDAGLAGFAVCHYGAGTEAGSNTCYVRFGAVHSGNDAGQRFEQLLDLCEALTVAQGMSRLVAGVNTSRDEAYRRMLTRGFRSEIIGVAMHRPNEPGFNRPDVFALDDWR; encoded by the coding sequence ATGAGTGTTTCTATTAGGTTACTCCAAGAGAGTGAATTAGCTGCTGCTGACCACATTTTTCGGTTGGCATTTGGTACTTTTATCGGACTACCTGAACCAACCGAGTTTTATGGAGATGCTGCTTACATACACCATCGCTGGAAAACCGATCCGAGTGCGGCGTTTGCTGCTGAAATTGATGGAAAGTTAATCGGGTCTAACCTAGCAGTAAATTGGGGAAGCTTTGGCTATTTTGGACCGTTAAGCGTTCATCCTGACTTTTGGAACCAAGGAGTAGGTCAACATCTCGTTGAAGCTGCGATCGCCTACTTTACTCAACGTAATACTTCGATGATCGGACTGTTTACTTTTGCTCAAAGTCCTAAGCATCACATATTATATCAAAAATTTGGCTTTCGTCTGCGTTTTCTGACTGCAATTTTGGCAAAACAAGTACAACAATTACAGCCAATACCGCAAGAAACTAGATATTCACAGATGAGTGAGAATGAACGCGCTGAAAATCTCAAAGCAATTTATCAACTCACTAATTCTATTTATGAAGGACTAGATTTATCACGAGAAATTCAGACAGTTCAAGCTCAGGGACTGGGTGATACAGTCTTGTTATGGGATGATGCAGGCTTGGCAGGATTTGCAGTTTGTCACTATGGGGCAGGTACTGAGGCAGGTAGTAATACTTGCTATGTCAGATTTGGTGCAGTACATTCTGGGAACGATGCAGGGCAACGTTTCGAGCAGTTATTGGATTTGTGCGAAGCATTGACTGTGGCTCAAGGGATGTCACGTTTGGTTGCTGGCGTTAATACCAGTCGAGACGAAGCTTATCGTCGGATGCTGACTCGTGGTTTTCGCAGTGAAATCATCGGAGTTGCAATGCATAGACCTAATGAACCAGGATTCAATCGCCCAGATGTTTTTGCACTGGATGATTGGCGATAG
- a CDS encoding oxidoreductase, translating into MSNNNTKVWLITGSSSGFGRNLAQAVLRKGDRLIATARKPEQLQDLVNEYPDTAKAVSLDVTNPIQVKAAVDEAVKEFGQIDVLVNNAGYGLIGALEEVSDEQIRRNFDTNLFGAINTIRAVLPIMRQQKSGHIINMSAIAGFTNELGFSIYGGAKFALEGVSEAVHGEVAPLGIKVTIVEPGPFRTDFIGRSLDRATNSMDAYKPTVGKFLEFLEKIEGTQPGDPEKAAEALIKVVESENPPLRLVLGKYAYSKFRNKIASLTAELDAWEAVAANTDFES; encoded by the coding sequence GTGTCTAATAACAATACCAAGGTTTGGTTGATTACTGGTAGTTCTAGCGGCTTCGGGCGTAATTTAGCTCAAGCGGTACTGAGAAAAGGCGATCGCTTAATTGCTACTGCCCGTAAGCCTGAGCAACTTCAAGATTTGGTTAATGAATACCCAGATACAGCCAAGGCAGTTTCTCTAGATGTTACTAATCCCATCCAAGTAAAAGCGGCAGTAGATGAAGCAGTTAAGGAATTTGGACAAATTGATGTACTGGTTAACAATGCTGGATATGGTTTAATTGGGGCGCTGGAAGAGGTCAGTGATGAGCAAATTCGGCGTAATTTTGATACTAATTTATTCGGTGCAATTAACACTATCCGGGCAGTGTTGCCAATTATGAGACAGCAAAAAAGTGGGCATATCATCAATATGTCTGCGATCGCTGGATTCACCAATGAACTCGGTTTTTCCATCTATGGTGGTGCTAAATTTGCCTTAGAGGGGGTATCGGAAGCCGTACATGGCGAAGTTGCACCTCTGGGTATAAAAGTGACAATTGTCGAACCAGGACCCTTCCGTACTGATTTTATTGGGCGATCGCTTGACCGCGCTACTAATAGTATGGACGCCTACAAACCAACTGTAGGGAAATTCTTAGAGTTCCTAGAAAAAATTGAAGGCACTCAACCAGGCGATCCAGAAAAAGCAGCTGAGGCATTAATTAAAGTTGTGGAATCAGAAAATCCACCATTGCGTTTGGTGCTGGGTAAATATGCTTACAGCAAGTTCCGCAACAAAATTGCCTCATTGACTGCTGAATTAGATGCATGGGAAGCAGTGGCAGCAAATACCGATTTTGAAAGTTAG